A stretch of DNA from Rhizobium sp. EC-SD404:
TTCGTTCGGAGCTCGTTTCATGCGCCTTGATCCCGACCAGTCCGTAGATGCCGCCATCAAGGCCACTCCGGCCCTGCTGCATGTCCTGATCCGCGAGCACATGTCGTGCGTCGGATGCCCTTTGGTGACCTTCTGCTCGCTCGATTACGCGACGGTCATGCACGGCAAGACACTCGCCGACCTCGATCGGCGGCTGACCACGCAGGGGCAGCCAGTATGAACATGAAGAAGGAAGAGGATTTGGGCGAGATCGCCATCGACACGTTGGCTCGCCGGCTCTACGACCGCTGCCATCCCGACGACAGCTTCGACGAGATGAGACAGCGCGCGCGCTTTGCCAAAGAGGATCGCGGGCTCTTGCGGGACTGGCGTGCCGCAGCGCGGTCTGTCGCGCAGCCGCCGGAAAGTGGCGGTCCAGCACAAGCTTTTGCGGGAGCGCAAAAATGACGGTCCGTCACCCGCTACCAATGGCTTGCAAGAGCCGCGAACTGTGAGCCGCGGCAAGACAAGCAAAGGAAAGACCGATGAGACTGCATCCCGCAACTTTTGCCGCCGCAACGATGATGGCCAGCCTTCTGGCCGCTCTGCCGGCGATCGCGGCCGATCACGAGGTCAGAATGCTCAACATGGGCGGCGACGGCCAGCGCATGGTCTTCGAGCCGGCCTATCTGGAAATTGAACCCGGCGACACGGTGACCTTCGTCGCGACCGATCCCTCGCACAATTCGGAGATCATCGCCGGCATGCTGCCGGAGGGCGCGGACGGCTGGAAGGGCCGGATCAACGAGGAAGTATCGGTCACCTTCGATCAGGAAGGCGTCTATGGCTACAAGTGCCTGCCGCACTACGGCATGGGCATGGTCGGCGTCATCAAGGTCGGCGAGGCCGCGCCCAATCTGGAAGATGCCAAAGCGATCCGCCATCCCGGACAAGCGGCCAAGCGCATGGCTGAACTCCTCGACGGGATGGACATCGCCAGCAACTAAACGCGGCTGAGAGGCAACGATCATGACCACGACCCATCCAAACGATGACGCATCAAAAGTACTCGATCACGATCTGACCAGACGCTCCATGCTGGCTGGCACGGCCGGCTTGACCCTCGGCACGCTGACCATCGCTGGCACCGCCCAGGCCGAACATCCGCGCGGCAGTCCCGCCGGCCATTCCGACGTTCATGGAAATCCGGCACGCAGCCTGAGTGAACGGGTCTATCCCGTGCCGCAGGATGCGCTAGCCGACATCGCCCACGATCCAACCGCCATTCCCGGCCCCATCACGCGCCGGGAGCCGGCAACGGTGCGGGTAGATCTGGAGACAGTCGAATTGGAAGCCAAGCTCGACCGGCAGGCGACGTTCCGTTACTGGACTTTCAACGGTACAGTGCCTGGCCCCTTCGTACGCGTGCGGGTCGGCGATACGGTGGAGGTCCACTTAAAGAACCACTCCGAGAGCTGGCATATGCACAATGTCGACTTTCATGCTGCGACCGGGCCGGGCGGCGGGGCGGAGGCCACAAGCGCGGCGCCGGGCGAAGAAAAAGCGTTCCGGTTCAAAGCGCTCAATCCGGGTCTATATGTCTATCACTGCGCCGTACCGCCGGTCGCCATGCACATAGCCAACGGCATGTATGGCATGATCCTCGTAGAGCCAGACGAGGGACTGCCACCGGTCGACCGGGAATTCTACGTTATGCAGGGGGAAATTTATACCACGGAGCCATTTGGCACAGCCGGTCTCCTCACCGAGGACTACGCCAAATTGCTAGACGAGCGGCCAGAATTTTTCGTCCTCAATGGTCATGTTGGCGCGCTGACGGAGCATTTTCCGCTGAAGGCAAATGTCGGCGAGACGATCCGCATCTTTTTCGGCGTCGGTGGGCCGAACTTTACCTCATCGTTTCACGTCATCGGCGAAATTTTCGACCGCGTCTATGTCAATGGTTCGATGACGAGCACTCCGCAAACCGACGTCCAGACTGTCGTCGTTCCCGCCGGCGGTGCCGTGGTCACGGAAATAAAACTGGAGGTGCCCGGTCGCTACGTGCTGGTCGACCACTCGCTGTCGCGCGTCGAACGGGGATTGGCCGGCTGGCTGGACGTGGAAGGCGAGGAGAACCCGGAAATTTTCGCGACCGTCGCGTGAAAAGTGGCAAGCGAAGAAAGAGAATACGGCTCCCTCATCCGGGGGTCGTTTGGCCATCCGCGTCTGCCGATCTATAGTGGAGGAAAGCAATAGAGAGCATCGCCCGATGACCGTGCCGGCCAGACTGCCCCCTCTATCGGAGATGAGCGAGGCGCTCCTGTTCCAGGGGCTCGATTCGATCGCTCTTAAGCGTATTTTTGGCGTTGCCGTCGAGTCTTCGATGCGTGCCAGCGAGACGCTGTTTCATCAGGGCGACGAGGCGAATCGTCTCTATCTTGTCGTAAGCGGCGTCGTGAAATTGAGTCAGGTCACTGCAAACGGGACATCGCATGTTCTGCGATTGATGTCCGCCGGCGATATCATCGGCTGTGTGGCGGTCTTCAACTGTTGTCCCTATCCGGCGACGGCTTTTGTAGAGGAAGACGCCATTTTGATATCATGGGCTGAGCCGCAATTCCGGCGTCTCATGGAAGATCATCCGGATCTAACGGCCAATGCGTTGAGGCTAGTTGGTGCGCGCACGCAGGAGTTCGTCACTCGGCTGGGCGAAATCAATGGTGCCACTGCCGAGCAGAAGATCGCACGCGCCGTGCTGCGATTGGCCCGCCAAGCGGGGGTCAAGGAAACGAATGGTGTGCGCGTCGGTACAACACGGCAGGATCTCGCGGACATGAGCGGCATTACCTATTTCACGGTCAGTCGGATCGTTAGCAACTGGAAACGTCTGGGTCTTGTCGAAGCTGACCGCCGCGAGGTCTTGATCAAGCAACCCCACGCACTGTTGCTTCTTTCCGAAGGAAACTGATCCGTTATTCCGGCCCCAGGAGGTCTTCTGCCCACGGCTGAGAATGTCGTATACTTTTGAAATGATGATGTTGTAGCTGGCGCAAATCGGCGTTTTAGTATGCGACAGATGTCTCCATCCCGAGGGATAAGGGTCGCGGTTCGCCTTTCCGGCCCCTCGGAAGCCGCGCCCCACGACGGCGGAGCTTCATCCGAGCCGACCGACATAAAAGCGCTGCCATCGTCAACGAGGCCCACTACGCCAGCTTCGCCGCTACAGCCTTTGCGTGTTATGCTCAAATGACGTCGTCATTCTAACCGCATCGACTAAGTCTTGGAGGGTCTGGCAGCTGGCGCCAAGCAGAAAGACCTGGGACGCCGCTTCCTAAGTATCGACCACGAGATGACGACCGCGTCGGACGGGCATGTTTTTCGAACTCTCGATGCTCTAGAGTACTGTGATGAACAACTATGACTCAAATTCCCCCGCTGAAGTTTCGTTCCTTTCAGACTCGAGCGCACTTCAAGAAGGATTGCATTTTGGCGGCGTCGGGATATGGCGCTGGAGAATCGATAGCGATCAGCTCCAGTGGACCCGAAACCTCGAAAGCGTCCATCATCTTCCACACAATTCTTTCGACGGGAGCCTTGCCAGTTTCCAGCGAGATTTGCATCCAGCTGACGCTGAGAGAGTCTGGCAACAGATCAAGACAAGTGTCGAGACAGGCACACCGTACCGCGCTGTCTACAGGACAAGTCCGCGAGCAGGCGTCGGAGAACTTTGGATTGAGACCTCAGGTGGTGTCACGACTGACTGCAGCGGGATTCGATACCTAACCGGCGTCTGCCTCGATGTGACGGATCGTATTCAAAATGAGCGGAAACTGGAACGACGTTTAGCCCAGCAGCGTGCGGTAGCACGTTTCGGCTCGCTCGCACTCAGCCATGATGATCTACAGGGCGTTCTCGATGAAGCGGTAAAGATCGCCGCAGACGTTCTGGACGTTCCGTTGTCAAAGGTCCTCCAGTTTGCCGACGTCGCCGATCACCTTGTGCTGCGTGCCGGGCTTGGTTGGAAAGGCGGCTTGGTAGGTAATTGCATTGTGGGGATCGAGCGGTCTTCGCAGGCGGGTTATACGTTGCTCGAAAATAAGCCAATAACTGTTGACGACTTGAAGATCGAACAGCGCTTCGACGGACCTCAATTGCTTCACGACCATGGCGTGCGTAGCGGCATATCGGTGGTGATACCCGGCAGGAAATCCCGTCCCTTCGGCGTGTTCGGCGTTCACACTCGTGATGTTCGACTGTTCGATGAGGCCGATGCCGAGTTTCTTCAGTCACTGGCTCATATCGTTGCTGGCGCAGCACGGCACGCAGAAGCCGCTGACCACAGAATGCTGCTCGTTCGCGAAATGGCTCATAGAGCAGGTAACATGTTGCAACTGGTGAACAGCATTGCTGGTCAGACTTTCGTCGCAACTGCAGACCAAAACCTTGCGAGACAAACCTTCAGCGACCGGCTAAGCGCCTTGGCGCGATCGAACTACGTTATCGCGCGCGGCGGTTGGACAGCTACCCCTTTTGCAGAACTTGTGGCGGAGACACTGAAGCCATTTGGGCACCGAGTTGCAGCCAAAGGAAGAAGCATCCTTCTGCCGCCAGAGCTGTGCTTTGATATGGGGCTGGTGCTTCATGAACTGGCCACCAACTCAGCGAAATATGGAACGCTCGGCCGAGAAACGGGCACCGTCCACATTACCTGGTCTCATGAAACAGGTGCAGACGGGACTTCAATGTTTAAGGTGGACTGGCAGGATCCCCTCAAGTCAAATTCGATATCGGCAAAAGGCACCGGATTCGGTTCAAAGCTTATGTCAGCTCTCATCGAACGCAAGTGGAACGGGACGGCTACAATCGCTCAAGGAGCAACCTTCCAGATCACAATGGAAGTGCCCCTCAGAATTCCAGCGTGATTGTCTGGCGCACAGTTTTTAGACGGCCAATGTCAAAAACGCGACTAGACGAAGATCATCACCGGAACTCTCATACCGCCGGGTTGGCACCTCCTTCTGTTTTCATTCTTCAGTGATTTACCGCCGCACGGTCGTCTCACAATGCCCAGGTATCTAAAAACGGGTTACTGGGGTGCAGGCTATGCCAGATCTTTCGCATAGGCACCTAGCGATGTTGGGGAAATGGGCAGTTTGAGCTACCCCCCGATCCCTGGACAGATTTCGGCGTGACTTAAGCTACTGCCTGCACCTGCTGATCGGTTTCGATGCTGGTGAAGTAGATCACGGCGGGCGGCTGTCCGCCATGGGCGGCGTGTGGCCGCTGGTGGTTGTAGAAGGTGATCCACCGACCGACCCCTGCCTTGGCCTGTGATCCGGTTTCCCANAAAGCCCGAAAGCCCCATCAACAGCACCGTCAAATCCGCAAA
This window harbors:
- the nirK gene encoding copper-containing nitrite reductase, giving the protein MTTTHPNDDASKVLDHDLTRRSMLAGTAGLTLGTLTIAGTAQAEHPRGSPAGHSDVHGNPARSLSERVYPVPQDALADIAHDPTAIPGPITRREPATVRVDLETVELEAKLDRQATFRYWTFNGTVPGPFVRVRVGDTVEVHLKNHSESWHMHNVDFHAATGPGGGAEATSAAPGEEKAFRFKALNPGLYVYHCAVPPVAMHIANGMYGMILVEPDEGLPPVDREFYVMQGEIYTTEPFGTAGLLTEDYAKLLDERPEFFVLNGHVGALTEHFPLKANVGETIRIFFGVGGPNFTSSFHVIGEIFDRVYVNGSMTSTPQTDVQTVVVPAGGAVVTEIKLEVPGRYVLVDHSLSRVERGLAGWLDVEGEENPEIFATVA
- a CDS encoding HWE histidine kinase domain-containing protein is translated as MNNYDSNSPAEVSFLSDSSALQEGLHFGGVGIWRWRIDSDQLQWTRNLESVHHLPHNSFDGSLASFQRDLHPADAERVWQQIKTSVETGTPYRAVYRTSPRAGVGELWIETSGGVTTDCSGIRYLTGVCLDVTDRIQNERKLERRLAQQRAVARFGSLALSHDDLQGVLDEAVKIAADVLDVPLSKVLQFADVADHLVLRAGLGWKGGLVGNCIVGIERSSQAGYTLLENKPITVDDLKIEQRFDGPQLLHDHGVRSGISVVIPGRKSRPFGVFGVHTRDVRLFDEADAEFLQSLAHIVAGAARHAEAADHRMLLVREMAHRAGNMLQLVNSIAGQTFVATADQNLARQTFSDRLSALARSNYVIARGGWTATPFAELVAETLKPFGHRVAAKGRSILLPPELCFDMGLVLHELATNSAKYGTLGRETGTVHITWSHETGADGTSMFKVDWQDPLKSNSISAKGTGFGSKLMSALIERKWNGTATIAQGATFQITMEVPLRIPA
- a CDS encoding integrase core domain-containing protein; protein product: WETGSQAKAGVGRWITFYNHQRPHAAHGGQPPAVIYFTSIETDQQVQAVA
- a CDS encoding pseudoazurin codes for the protein MRLHPATFAAATMMASLLAALPAIAADHEVRMLNMGGDGQRMVFEPAYLEIEPGDTVTFVATDPSHNSEIIAGMLPEGADGWKGRINEEVSVTFDQEGVYGYKCLPHYGMGMVGVIKVGEAAPNLEDAKAIRHPGQAAKRMAELLDGMDIASN
- a CDS encoding Crp/Fnr family transcriptional regulator, with protein sequence MTVPARLPPLSEMSEALLFQGLDSIALKRIFGVAVESSMRASETLFHQGDEANRLYLVVSGVVKLSQVTANGTSHVLRLMSAGDIIGCVAVFNCCPYPATAFVEEDAILISWAEPQFRRLMEDHPDLTANALRLVGARTQEFVTRLGEINGATAEQKIARAVLRLARQAGVKETNGVRVGTTRQDLADMSGITYFTVSRIVSNWKRLGLVEADRREVLIKQPHALLLLSEGN